One Streptococcus sp. S1 DNA window includes the following coding sequences:
- a CDS encoding glycosyltransferase family 4 protein — translation MMSFSLQFVLVLIGTFVIALVLTPLVRLFSFKIDAVDYPNARRINTKPMPSAGGLSIVIAFSIATLVFIPMLTSTAAPIKSYLSYTLPVVGAGWIIALTGLIDDVKELSAKKKMIGILLAASLVWFLTDFRLNDFKIPFGGPLLHFEPWLSYLLTVIWIVSITNAVNLIDGLDGLVSGVSIISLVTMGIVSYFFLPVPNLFLTMTIFVLVASIAGFFPFNYHTAILYLGDTGALFIGFMISVLSLQGLKNSTAVAVVTPMIILGVPITDTFLAIIRRTLSGQKFYKPDRNHLHHRLLSLGLTHRGTVLVIYGISMIFSLISLLLNISSRIGGVLLVIGLLFGVELLAELIGVLGPSHSPLLNVLRYIGNSSYREEVRQKRKEKTK, via the coding sequence ATGATGTCCTTTTCCTTGCAATTTGTTCTGGTGCTGATTGGGACTTTTGTGATTGCCTTGGTATTGACGCCCTTGGTTCGCCTATTCTCCTTTAAGATTGATGCCGTAGATTATCCGAATGCGCGTCGGATCAATACCAAACCCATGCCAAGCGCGGGTGGACTGTCTATTGTGATCGCTTTTTCGATTGCGACTCTCGTCTTTATTCCTATGCTGACATCCACCGCCGCACCAATCAAAAGTTACCTCTCCTATACCTTGCCGGTCGTAGGAGCGGGATGGATTATCGCTCTCACAGGCTTGATCGATGATGTAAAAGAGTTGTCTGCCAAGAAAAAGATGATCGGTATCCTGCTAGCGGCGAGTCTGGTCTGGTTTTTGACAGATTTTCGGCTGAATGATTTTAAGATTCCTTTCGGTGGTCCCTTACTTCATTTTGAACCATGGCTATCGTATCTTTTGACGGTGATTTGGATCGTTTCTATCACCAATGCGGTCAATCTGATTGATGGACTAGATGGATTGGTGAGTGGGGTCTCTATTATTTCTCTCGTGACAATGGGGATTGTGTCCTATTTCTTTCTGCCGGTGCCCAATCTCTTTTTGACCATGACGATCTTTGTCTTGGTTGCGTCCATCGCAGGTTTCTTTCCTTTTAACTACCATACTGCTATTCTCTATTTGGGAGACACGGGTGCCTTGTTTATCGGATTCATGATTTCTGTCTTGTCCTTGCAAGGTTTGAAAAATTCAACGGCAGTTGCTGTCGTTACTCCTATGATCATTTTGGGAGTACCGATTACAGATACCTTTTTAGCCATTATCCGTCGGACCCTGTCTGGGCAAAAATTTTATAAACCTGATCGCAATCACTTACACCACCGCCTACTCTCCCTAGGCTTAACGCATCGGGGAACTGTGCTTGTGATCTATGGGATTTCGATGATCTTCTCCTTGATTTCTCTCTTACTCAACATCTCGAGTCGCATTGGGGGCGTCCTACTTGTGATCGGGCTCTTGTTTGGAGTAGAGCTGTTAGCAGAATTAATCGGAGTTCTAGGACCGAGTCACAGTCCTTTATTAAATGTTTTGCGGTATATAGGGAATTCCTCCTATCGGGAGGAAGTTCGTCAAAAACGAAAAGAAAAAACTAAATAA
- the sufD gene encoding Fe-S cluster assembly protein SufD has product MSIENITLFSELHAEPSWLQDLRKKAFNKIDQLELPAIERVKFHRWNLGDGTITESEASANVPDFTALDSNLKLVQVGTQTVFEQVPQALADQGVLFTDFHTALEEIPQVVEDYFMSSVKYDDDKLAAYHTAYFNSGAVLYVPDNVEISEPIEGIFYQDSDSDVPFNKHILIIAGKNSKFSYLERLESKGEGSATATANVTVEVIARSGAQVKFAAIDRLGENVTAYISRRGKLGQDASIDWAIGVMNEGNVVADFDSDLVGNGSHADLKVVALSSGRQVQGIDTRVTNFGCNSIGNILQHGVILEKGTLTFNGIGHIIKGAKGADAQQESRVLMLSDQARSDANPILLIDENDVTAGHAASIGQVDPEDMYYLMSRGLDQHTAERLVVRGFLGSVIVEIPVKEVRDEMIATIEEKLSQR; this is encoded by the coding sequence ATGAGTATTGAAAATATTACCCTCTTTTCGGAACTGCATGCTGAGCCAAGCTGGCTGCAGGATTTACGAAAAAAAGCTTTTAACAAGATCGATCAGTTGGAATTACCAGCCATTGAACGCGTCAAATTCCACCGCTGGAATCTTGGGGATGGGACGATCACAGAAAGCGAGGCTTCTGCCAATGTTCCTGATTTTACAGCCCTCGATTCAAATTTAAAATTAGTCCAAGTTGGAACTCAAACTGTATTTGAACAGGTGCCACAAGCCTTGGCAGACCAAGGAGTCCTTTTCACAGATTTCCATACTGCCCTAGAAGAAATTCCGCAGGTAGTGGAAGACTACTTCATGTCTTCGGTTAAATACGATGATGATAAACTAGCAGCATACCACACAGCTTATTTTAATAGTGGGGCTGTCCTTTATGTTCCAGACAATGTCGAAATTTCAGAACCAATCGAAGGCATTTTCTACCAGGATAGCGACAGTGATGTACCTTTTAATAAGCACATTTTGATTATCGCAGGTAAAAACAGCAAGTTCAGCTATTTGGAACGTTTGGAATCAAAAGGTGAAGGCTCAGCAACAGCAACTGCTAATGTGACGGTTGAAGTGATCGCTCGCTCAGGTGCCCAAGTGAAATTTGCGGCGATTGACCGTCTGGGTGAAAATGTCACAGCCTACATCAGTCGACGTGGGAAACTAGGACAGGATGCCAGCATTGATTGGGCTATTGGTGTTATGAACGAAGGTAACGTGGTTGCAGATTTTGACAGTGACTTGGTTGGAAACGGAAGTCATGCAGATTTGAAAGTCGTTGCCTTATCAAGTGGTCGTCAGGTACAAGGAATTGACACCCGCGTGACCAACTTTGGTTGCAACTCGATCGGAAATATCTTGCAACACGGGGTTATTCTTGAAAAAGGAACCTTGACCTTCAACGGAATTGGTCATATCATCAAGGGAGCTAAAGGAGCAGATGCTCAGCAAGAAAGCCGTGTCTTGATGTTATCGGATCAAGCGCGTTCAGATGCCAACCCAATCCTCTTAATTGATGAAAATGACGTCACAGCAGGTCATGCTGCATCGATCGGTCAAGTGGACCCAGAAGATATGTATTACCTCATGAGTCGTGGTCTGGATCAACACACAGCAGAACGCTTAGTGGTGCGTGGTTTCTTGGGATCTGTTATTGTTGAAATCCCAGTTAAAGAAGTACGTGATGAAATGATTGCGACTATCGAAGAAAAGTTATCTCAACGCTAA
- a CDS encoding cysteine desulfurase, with translation MLDKNTIAQDFPILDQLVHDEPLVYLDNAATTQKPKRVLEAVNHYYLQDNANVHRGVHTLAERATAAYEAVREKVRKFINASSTKEVLFTRGTTTGLNWVARYAEEVLKEGNEVLISIMEHHSNIIPWQQACKKTGAKLVYVYLKDGLLDMQDLKSKLSEKTKFVSITHASNVLGVVNPIKEIARLAHEVGAIMVVDGAQSTPHMAIDVQGLDADFFAFSGHKMAAPTGIGVLYGKEEILEQMSPIEFGGEMIDFVYEQSASWKELPWKFEAGTPNMAGAIGLGAAIDYLEELGMDQVGAHEQELIAYVFPKLQAIEGLTIYGSQDLAQRSGVISFNLGDLHPHDLATALDYEGIAVRAGHHCAQPLLQYLQVPATTRASFYIYNTKADCDKLIEALIKAKEFFNGTF, from the coding sequence ATGCTAGATAAAAATACGATTGCTCAAGATTTTCCCATTCTCGATCAACTAGTTCACGATGAGCCTTTGGTTTATCTAGATAATGCAGCGACGACGCAAAAACCTAAACGTGTTCTTGAAGCCGTTAATCACTATTATTTGCAAGATAACGCCAATGTTCATCGTGGAGTTCATACTTTGGCTGAACGAGCGACAGCAGCCTATGAGGCGGTGCGTGAGAAAGTCAGAAAATTTATCAACGCTTCATCAACCAAGGAGGTGCTCTTTACAAGAGGGACAACGACTGGACTCAACTGGGTGGCACGCTACGCAGAAGAAGTCCTAAAGGAAGGGAATGAGGTCCTGATTTCCATCATGGAACATCACTCCAACATCATTCCTTGGCAACAAGCCTGCAAGAAGACAGGAGCAAAACTGGTCTATGTCTATCTAAAAGATGGCTTGCTGGATATGCAGGACTTAAAGAGCAAGCTTAGTGAGAAGACAAAATTTGTCTCCATCACCCATGCTTCGAATGTCTTAGGGGTGGTCAATCCGATCAAGGAAATTGCTCGATTAGCTCATGAAGTTGGAGCGATCATGGTCGTAGATGGGGCTCAATCAACCCCTCATATGGCCATTGATGTACAAGGCTTAGATGCGGATTTCTTTGCTTTTTCTGGCCATAAGATGGCTGCACCAACAGGGATTGGTGTCCTCTATGGGAAGGAAGAAATCTTAGAGCAAATGTCTCCGATCGAGTTTGGGGGCGAGATGATTGACTTTGTTTATGAACAATCTGCCTCTTGGAAGGAATTGCCTTGGAAATTTGAAGCTGGAACACCTAATATGGCGGGTGCAATTGGACTTGGTGCAGCAATCGATTACTTAGAAGAGCTGGGTATGGACCAAGTAGGAGCGCATGAGCAAGAATTGATTGCCTATGTGTTTCCAAAATTACAGGCTATCGAAGGCTTGACCATCTATGGTTCCCAAGACTTAGCCCAACGTTCTGGCGTCATTTCCTTCAATCTAGGAGATCTCCATCCGCATGACTTAGCAACAGCACTAGATTATGAAGGGATTGCCGTTCGTGCAGGTCACCACTGTGCACAACCGCTCCTTCAATACCTACAAGTCCCAGCGACAACGAGAGCAAGTTTTTATATCTACAACACCAAAGCGGACTGTGATAAATTAATTGAGGCATTGATCAAAGCAAAGGAGTTTTTCAATGGCACTTTCTAA
- the sufC gene encoding Fe-S cluster assembly ATPase SufC, whose product MSTLEIKDLHVEIEGKEILKGVNLTLKTSEIAAIMGPNGTGKSTLSAAIMGNPNYEVTKGEILFDGVNILELEVDERARMGLFLAMQYPSEIPGITNAEFLRAAMNAGKEEDEKISIRDFIKKLDEKMELLNMKEEMAERYLNEGFSGGEKKRNEILQLLMLEPTFALLDEIDSGLDIDALKVVSKGVNAMRGEGFGAMIITHYQRLLNYITPDVVHVMMEGRVVLSGGPELAARLEREGYAQLAEELGYDYKEEL is encoded by the coding sequence ATGTCGACATTAGAAATTAAAGACCTTCACGTTGAAATTGAAGGCAAAGAAATTTTAAAAGGTGTAAACCTGACCCTAAAAACTAGTGAGATCGCAGCCATCATGGGACCAAACGGAACAGGGAAATCTACTCTGTCAGCTGCCATTATGGGAAACCCAAATTATGAAGTAACCAAAGGGGAGATTCTGTTTGATGGTGTCAACATCTTGGAATTGGAAGTAGACGAACGTGCACGGATGGGCTTGTTCCTTGCCATGCAATACCCTTCAGAAATCCCAGGAATTACCAATGCTGAATTTTTACGTGCAGCCATGAATGCTGGTAAAGAAGAGGACGAGAAGATCTCTATTCGTGATTTCATCAAAAAATTGGATGAAAAGATGGAACTGCTCAACATGAAAGAAGAAATGGCAGAACGCTATTTGAACGAAGGCTTCTCTGGTGGTGAGAAAAAACGCAATGAAATCCTTCAATTGTTGATGTTGGAACCAACATTTGCCCTTTTGGATGAAATTGACTCTGGTTTGGATATCGATGCTCTTAAGGTCGTATCTAAAGGGGTTAATGCAATGCGGGGTGAAGGTTTTGGAGCTATGATTATTACCCACTACCAACGTTTGTTGAACTATATTACTCCTGACGTCGTTCATGTGATGATGGAAGGCCGTGTCGTGCTTTCAGGTGGGCCAGAATTGGCTGCACGCTTGGAACGTGAAGGCTATGCCCAACTCGCAGAAGAACTCGGTTACGACTATAAAGAAGAACTATAA
- the sufU gene encoding Fe-S cluster assembly sulfur transfer protein SufU encodes MALSKLDSLYMAVVADHSKHPHHQGQIEDVDQIQLNNPTCGDVIQLSVKFDENDRVEDIAFVNSGCTISTASASMMTDAVMGKTKEEVEELAQVFSEMVQGKSDPRQEELGDAAFLSGVSKFPQRIKCATLSWNALKKAIERSK; translated from the coding sequence ATGGCACTTTCTAAATTAGATTCGCTGTACATGGCGGTCGTAGCCGATCATTCAAAACACCCCCACCACCAAGGACAAATTGAAGATGTTGATCAGATCCAACTCAACAATCCAACTTGTGGAGATGTGATCCAGTTAAGTGTGAAATTTGATGAGAATGACAGGGTGGAAGATATCGCCTTTGTTAATTCAGGATGTACGATCTCGACCGCTTCAGCTAGTATGATGACGGATGCTGTAATGGGAAAAACAAAAGAGGAAGTCGAAGAATTGGCGCAGGTCTTTTCAGAAATGGTCCAAGGGAAGTCAGATCCTCGGCAAGAGGAGTTGGGAGATGCAGCCTTCTTATCTGGAGTCTCAAAATTCCCACAACGGATTAAATGTGCGACCCTCTCCTGGAATGCTCTTAAAAAAGCGATCGAACGTAGCAAATAG
- the sufB gene encoding Fe-S cluster assembly protein SufB: protein MAEERVEPKPIDLGEYKFGFHDDVQPILSTGKGLNEAVIRELSAAKNEPEWMLEFRLKSFETFKKMPMQTWGADLSEIDFDDLIYYQKPSDKPARSWDEVPEKIKETFERIGIPEAERAYLAGASAQYESEVVYHNMKEEFEKLGIIFTDTDSALKEYPDLFKQYFAKLVPPTDNKLAALNSAVWSGGTFIYVPKGVKVDVPLQTYFRINNENTGQFERTLIIVDEGASVHYVEGCTAPTYSSNSLHAAIVEIFALDGTYMRYTTIQNWSDNVYNLVTKRAKAQKDATVEWIDGNLGAKTTMKYPSVYLDGEGARGTMLSIAFANAGQHQDTGAKMIHNAPHTSSSIVSKSIAKGGGKVDYRGQVTFNKNSKKSVSHIECDTIIMDDLSASDTIPFNEIHNSQVALEHEAKVSKISEEQLYYLMSRGLSESEATEMIVMGFVEPFTKELPMEYAVELNRLISYEMEGSVG from the coding sequence ATGGCTGAAGAAAGAGTCGAACCGAAACCAATTGATCTCGGTGAATATAAATTTGGATTTCACGATGATGTTCAACCCATTCTCTCTACCGGGAAGGGATTGAATGAAGCGGTTATTCGTGAATTGTCTGCAGCAAAAAATGAACCCGAATGGATGCTCGAATTCCGTTTGAAATCTTTTGAAACCTTCAAAAAGATGCCCATGCAAACCTGGGGAGCCGATCTATCAGAGATTGACTTTGATGATTTGATCTATTATCAAAAACCTTCGGATAAACCTGCCCGTTCATGGGACGAAGTTCCAGAGAAAATCAAGGAAACCTTTGAGCGTATCGGGATTCCTGAAGCAGAACGTGCTTACTTAGCAGGGGCTTCTGCTCAGTATGAATCAGAAGTGGTTTACCACAATATGAAAGAAGAGTTTGAAAAGTTGGGGATTATCTTTACTGATACCGATTCTGCCTTAAAAGAATATCCAGATCTTTTCAAACAGTACTTTGCGAAGTTAGTGCCACCAACGGATAACAAATTGGCTGCCCTCAACTCAGCAGTCTGGTCTGGTGGAACCTTCATTTATGTACCAAAAGGCGTAAAAGTCGACGTCCCCCTTCAAACTTACTTCCGTATCAACAACGAAAATACAGGTCAGTTTGAGCGTACCTTGATTATCGTGGATGAGGGAGCAAGTGTTCACTATGTGGAAGGCTGTACAGCACCGACCTATTCAAGCAATAGCCTCCATGCAGCGATTGTTGAGATCTTTGCCTTGGATGGTACTTATATGCGCTACACGACCATCCAAAACTGGTCTGACAATGTCTACAACTTGGTCACCAAGCGGGCCAAAGCTCAAAAAGATGCTACAGTTGAGTGGATCGACGGGAACTTAGGAGCGAAGACAACCATGAAGTACCCATCTGTTTATCTAGATGGAGAAGGAGCGCGTGGGACCATGTTGTCCATTGCCTTTGCGAATGCAGGTCAACACCAAGATACAGGTGCCAAGATGATCCACAATGCCCCTCACACTAGCTCGTCTATCGTATCCAAATCCATCGCGAAAGGTGGCGGAAAGGTAGACTACCGTGGACAAGTAACCTTTAACAAAAATTCCAAGAAATCAGTTTCTCATATCGAGTGCGATACCATTATTATGGATGATTTGTCAGCATCAGATACGATTCCATTTAATGAAATCCACAACTCACAAGTTGCTTTGGAGCACGAAGCTAAAGTTTCAAAAATCTCAGAAGAGCAACTGTATTATTTGATGAGTCGTGGTCTGTCTGAATCAGAAGCGACAGAAATGATTGTCATGGGATTTGTAGAACCCTTTACAAAAGAACTTCCAATGGAATATGCCGTTGAGTTAAACCGACTCATTAGCTACGAAATGGAAGGATCTGTAGGATAA
- a CDS encoding undecaprenyl-diphosphate phosphatase, translating into MFLIELIKAVLFGIVEGITEWLPISSTGHLILLQDFVQFKNQDPAFMEMFNVVIQLGAILAVVVIYFDKLYPFKPGKSPLEVRRTWQLWAKVAVATLPLVFVFKLDDWFEAHFHNSISVAIMLITYGIAFIYLERREQVEPEVTELRKLPYRTALYIGLFQVLSLFPGTSRSGATIVGGLINGVSRPVVTEFTFYLGIPAMFGASLLKVGKFVLGGHSLALGQLFILLVAMGVAFVVSMYAIRFLTDYVKNHDFTVFGKYRIVLGSILLLYGLLRVIF; encoded by the coding sequence ATGTTTCTGATCGAATTAATCAAGGCGGTTCTTTTTGGGATTGTCGAGGGGATTACAGAATGGTTACCGATCTCAAGTACAGGTCACTTGATTCTGCTACAGGATTTTGTGCAGTTTAAAAATCAAGATCCAGCCTTTATGGAGATGTTCAATGTTGTGATCCAATTGGGAGCGATCCTAGCGGTTGTGGTGATTTATTTCGATAAATTGTATCCCTTCAAACCTGGTAAATCTCCACTCGAAGTACGGCGGACTTGGCAATTATGGGCAAAAGTTGCGGTTGCAACGCTCCCGCTTGTCTTTGTTTTTAAATTAGATGATTGGTTTGAGGCGCATTTCCACAATTCGATTTCCGTTGCGATTATGTTGATCACATACGGGATTGCCTTTATCTATCTAGAAAGACGGGAACAAGTTGAGCCGGAAGTGACGGAATTGCGTAAGCTTCCTTATCGAACAGCTCTTTATATCGGACTCTTCCAAGTCTTATCGCTATTTCCAGGAACAAGCCGTTCAGGTGCTACGATTGTAGGTGGCTTGATCAATGGTGTTAGCCGTCCAGTCGTGACAGAATTTACCTTTTATCTAGGAATTCCAGCTATGTTTGGAGCAAGTCTCTTAAAAGTTGGGAAATTCGTTCTAGGAGGGCATTCGCTTGCACTGGGACAACTCTTTATTCTACTGGTAGCGATGGGAGTAGCCTTTGTGGTTAGTATGTATGCTATCCGCTTCTTGACAGATTATGTGAAAAATCATGATTTCACCGTCTTTGGGAAATACCGGATTGTTCTTGGTTCTATCTTGTTATTGTATGGACTCCTCCGTGTCATTTTCTAA
- the mecA gene encoding adaptor protein MecA, whose protein sequence is MKMKQISDSTIKITIQLEDLEERGMEIADFLVPQEKTEEFFYAILDELEMPESFLDSGMLSFRVTPKPDKLDVFVTKSKIDQQLDFEDLSDLPDMEELSRMTPDEFIKTLEKTISDKTKGDAEAIHHLEQEELRDNQEQDPTPEAPVSQYIYYILRFSNIQQAVVFSKTVSFPVDTSELYKMGSDYYLTVLIDTEDQPNQYPTWLLAIIREYADDSEVTRAVLQEHGHLLMVSGAIENLKKVASL, encoded by the coding sequence ATGAAGATGAAGCAAATTAGTGATTCAACTATTAAGATCACAATCCAACTAGAAGACTTAGAAGAACGTGGGATGGAAATTGCTGATTTTCTTGTCCCGCAAGAAAAAACAGAAGAATTTTTCTACGCCATTTTGGATGAGCTCGAAATGCCAGAAAGCTTCCTGGATAGCGGGATGCTGAGTTTTCGTGTGACACCAAAACCAGATAAATTGGATGTTTTTGTTACCAAATCAAAAATTGACCAACAATTGGATTTTGAGGATTTGTCAGATCTTCCTGATATGGAAGAGTTGTCGCGCATGACGCCAGATGAATTTATCAAAACCTTGGAAAAAACAATCTCTGATAAGACAAAAGGGGATGCAGAAGCTATTCACCATTTGGAACAAGAAGAGTTACGTGACAATCAAGAACAAGATCCGACACCTGAAGCGCCAGTAAGTCAGTATATTTATTACATTTTGCGTTTTTCAAATATCCAGCAAGCAGTTGTCTTTTCAAAAACGGTAAGCTTTCCAGTGGATACCTCTGAATTATACAAAATGGGATCCGATTATTATTTAACTGTCTTGATCGATACAGAGGATCAACCAAATCAATATCCAACCTGGTTACTTGCCATCATTCGGGAGTATGCGGATGATTCAGAAGTGACACGGGCAGTTTTGCAGGAACATGGTCATTTATTAATGGTGTCTGGTGCGATTGAGAATTTGAAGAAAGTTGCTAGCTTATGA
- a CDS encoding serine hydrolase, whose protein sequence is MKKFFLSFLTFMLLLCSLPYQVVLADELELPAQSAIAVEADTGKILYEKDSEKKRDVGGLSTLLTTYLIFEAIHEKKLSLKDPIKLSEKALALNDIEGAGTLPMEANQYTVEQLLTALLVGNSSTAALALAEKVGGSEKSFVEKMKQKLSEWGIQSPHLINATGLNTQTISGDPDGKGDENQLSAYDIAVIAKHLLQDFPEVTKYTSKPTALFSNTQIENPNLMLEGMPNYRSGVDGLRVSNSTKGGITFAASTTQNGIHMITVVLGVEAVDGDPYARFVATSSLMNYVVRTFVSSIVVKEGDPYGKSKATVMDGKSETVLAVAKKDFYIVEKQGSQAEPKIQFKSNQESFRAPVKSGTNLGKLHYTDPDKIGRGYLEDQEPTVDMVSGRTIEKSFFLKVWWNEFVRYVNEKL, encoded by the coding sequence GTGAAAAAATTCTTTCTTTCTTTTTTAACCTTCATGCTGCTGTTATGCAGTTTACCTTATCAAGTCGTTCTGGCAGATGAGCTAGAACTTCCTGCTCAAAGTGCTATTGCTGTTGAAGCTGATACAGGTAAAATTTTATATGAAAAGGATTCAGAGAAAAAACGAGATGTGGGGGGACTATCTACACTCTTGACCACTTATCTGATTTTCGAAGCTATTCATGAAAAAAAACTTTCTCTAAAAGATCCTATCAAATTGTCTGAGAAAGCTCTGGCTTTAAATGATATCGAAGGTGCTGGTACTCTTCCTATGGAAGCGAACCAATATACGGTTGAACAGTTATTGACTGCTCTTTTAGTTGGAAATTCTAGTACTGCTGCCTTGGCCTTAGCTGAGAAAGTGGGGGGCTCTGAGAAAAGCTTCGTTGAAAAAATGAAGCAGAAACTTTCTGAATGGGGCATTCAATCTCCTCATTTAATTAATGCTACCGGATTAAATACTCAAACCATCAGCGGAGATCCTGACGGGAAAGGAGACGAAAATCAATTGAGTGCTTATGATATTGCTGTCATTGCCAAGCACTTACTCCAGGATTTTCCTGAAGTGACCAAATATACTTCAAAACCCACTGCTCTTTTTTCAAACACGCAGATTGAAAACCCCAACCTGATGCTAGAAGGCATGCCGAATTACCGGTCGGGAGTCGACGGCCTTCGGGTCAGCAACTCTACCAAAGGTGGTATCACATTTGCTGCATCAACGACGCAAAATGGCATCCACATGATCACGGTTGTCCTAGGAGTGGAGGCAGTTGACGGTGATCCATATGCACGTTTTGTGGCTACTTCTTCTCTGATGAACTACGTGGTACGAACCTTTGTTTCTTCCATTGTCGTCAAAGAAGGAGATCCCTACGGAAAAAGTAAGGCAACTGTCATGGACGGGAAGTCCGAGACTGTTTTAGCTGTTGCAAAAAAAGACTTCTATATCGTTGAAAAGCAAGGCAGTCAAGCGGAACCAAAAATTCAATTCAAGAGCAACCAAGAATCATTCCGAGCACCTGTCAAATCAGGCACAAATCTTGGAAAATTACACTACACTGATCCAGATAAAATCGGACGTGGCTACTTAGAAGATCAAGAGCCAACGGTCGATATGGTATCGGGAAGAACCATTGAGAAAAGCTTTTTCTTAAAGGTTTGGTGGAATGAATTTGTTCGTTATGTCAACGAAAAGCTATAA